A portion of the Daphnia magna isolate NIES linkage group LG4, ASM2063170v1.1, whole genome shotgun sequence genome contains these proteins:
- the LOC116921252 gene encoding protein lap4 translates to MSRRLPRASSSQQRRRSYVELQEEEVHELRVERRKWNRQHGLGLTVAGGGGSFPYRGREEGIFVAKLVPGGAADEAGLKLDDEIISINGVYCSDLEHHQAVDLLRNSGGDLYVRVLRKISRLVESAVPLATNMAPLIRSRSSYQLNSARREENGRSRTPDPQMRRRSYSQRADDIYPPTPMEETGYLRPRTPPLRRMSTSHQIEPSSITPYSSRALQHTPHLDSTGVHFHPYCFACNPSVVHLNPSHIPQLPSITSFPTEHIYATPDHTDNYPSPTPSQRFRSSRPAATWVDDESEEEDTNRFTVRLERDEVTGLGFIVSTRDGHAHSEGVYISGIIKDGVADRSGMLMVGDRILSINGLDVEKSHHKEVVTLLSRSKPYVQLELERDPSANYPEMFDSENEQEQFNATRRSTLRSSMSHHSEPWQTNYTQINHNPTPRAAMPLKSSLKSSSRRSAPMATPVRQHPRYPSPSPSPPDPPRRSSSASMNFAMKPADPNDLKLNELRFPPPPTELGRFRESITKNTLTETVVTRVTTNQKGQRPVITEDVVIRKDMGARLGLRIAGGKDSSCIPFGVDEPGIFISRVIPHGTAGRSGRLRIGDRLLKINGNEVSDWTHHEVIRTLSQPTQQIILTVRHDPQPDGLEEILVQRKDDEQFGIKIIGGVLEQDSYCGKKYDSGIFVSKVHRGGAIARDGRVKVGMRLLEVNGTNVIGVTRREAIEAFRRAGHVLRLMVCDGWSADTKAVDSDDVMSNQSSVMSNSSWSDRTGNANFIRHQSIHGAKQPNGLPAHLNESSSARSTPTLSKKKHVGVKLPDLRGSKHFPKRQSCTESDDVKTTTIVMSKTTVDKPDKEVFDEC, encoded by the exons ATGTCGAGAAGGCTGcccag GGCAAGTTCTTCGCAACAACGAAGAAGGTCATACGTCGAACTTCAAGAGGAAGAGGTGCACGAGTTGCGGGTGGAACGTCGCAAATGGAATCGCCAGCACGGTTTAGGATTGACAGTGGCGGGCGGAGGAGGATCATTTCCCTACCGTGGCAGAGAAGAGGGCATTTTCGTTGCCAAACTTGTGCCCGGAGGAGCAGCCGACGAGGCTGGGCTCAAGTTAGACGATGAAATCATATCGATTAATGGAGTTTATTGCTCGGATCTGGAACACCATCAAGCAGTCGATTTGTTGAGAAACTCTGGCGGAGATTTGTACGTTCGAGTGCTACGCAAAATCTCTCGACTAGTCGAATCCGCCGTGCCGTTAGCAACAAACATGGCTCCACTTATCCGTTCAAGATCGAGTTATCAGCTCAACTCCGCACGACGAGAGGAGAATGGCAGAAGTAGAACTCCAGACCCGCAAATGCGACGACGTTCTTATTCGCAAAGAGCGGACGATATTTATCCACCGACTCCGATGGAAGAGACCGGCTATCTGAGACCGAGAACACCTCCACTTCGACGGATGTCAACTTCTCATCAAATTGAACCTTCAAGTATAACTCCTTACTCTTCCAGAGCACTACAGCATACGCCTCACCTGGATTCTACTGGTGTTCATTTCCATCCGTACTGTTTCGCTTGTAATCCATCCGTTGTCCACCTAAATCCATCGCACATACCTCAATTACCTTCCATTACGTCTTTCCCGACGGAGCACATTTACGCAACACCTGATCACACAGATAACTATCCTTCGCCAACACCATCACAAAGATTTCGTTCCTCCCGACCTGCGGCAACTTGGGTTGATGATGAATCAGAAGAGGAGGATACAAATCGATTCACCGTCAGACTTGAACGCGATGAAGTGACTGGGCTAGGATTTATCGTGTCCACCAGAGACGGCCATGCTCACTCAGAA GGTGTTTACATTTCGGGAATAATCAAAGATGGAGTGGCGGATAGAAGTGGAATGCTTATGGTCGGAGATCGTATACTATCG aTTAATGGGTTAGATGTGGAAAAATCCCATCATAAAGAAGTGGTAACTTTACTTAGTCGATCCAAACCTTACGTCCAATTAGAATTAGAACGCGATCCGTCAGCAAATTATCCGGAAATGTTTGATTCGGAAAACGAGCAAGAACAATTCAATGCCACACGTAGAAGTACGTTACGTAGTAGCATGTCTCATCATTCAGAACCCTGGCAAAC taaCTACACTCAGATCAATCACAACCCAACACCACGAGCAGCGATGCCTTTAAAAAGCAGTTTGAAATCCTCTTCACGTAGAAGCGCTCCCATGGCAACGCCAGTGAGACAACATCCAAGATATCCGTCACCATCGCCGTCGCCACCGGATCCGCCTCGTCGTTCATCATCAGCTTCAATGAATTTCGCTATGAAACCCGCCGATCCGAATGATCTCAAACTTAACGAGCTTCGATTCCCACCGCCTCCGACAGAGTTGGGCCGTTTCAGGGAaagcatcacgaaaaacactTTAACTGAAACGGTCGTTACGCGAGTTACGACCAACCAGAAAGGCCAGCGGCCCGTTATTACAGAG GATGTAGTCATCCGCAAAGATATGGGAGCGCGTCTTGGATTGCGAATCGCTGGCGGAAAAGATTCATCTTGCATTCCGTTCGGCGTGGATGAGCCCGGAATTTTCATTTCACGAGTTATACCGCACGGGACAGCTGGTCGTTCAGGACGATTAAGAATTGGCGATCGGCTTTTAAAGATCAATGGAAATGAAGTTTCAGATTGGACCCACCACGAAGTGATTCGTACTCTCTCTCAACCCACCCAGCAGATCATTCTAACGGTACGTCACGATCCGCAGCCGGATGGTCTCGAAGAGATTCTCGTCCAGCGGAAAGATGACGAACAGTTTGGCATCAAAATTATCGGCGGAGTGCTGGAACAGGATAGTTACTGCGGCAAAAAATACGATTCCGGTATATTTGTATCCAAAGTCCATCGCGGTGGCGCTATCGCTAGAGACGGCCGAGTAAAG GTTGGAATGCGCTTGCTAGAAGTCAACGGAACTAACGTGATTGGTGTAACGCGACGTGAAGCCATCGAAGCCTTCCGGAGAGCCGGTCACGTGCTCCGGCTCATGGTTTGCGACGGATGGAGTGCTGACACCAAAGCCGTTGACAGTGATGACGTCATGAGCAATCAATCATCTGTTATGAGCAATTCGAGTTGGTCGGATAGAACCGGAAATGCAAATTTTATCCGCCATCAATCG ATTCACGGAGCAAAACAACCCAACGGTTTGCCGGCACATTTAAATGAATCAAGTTCTGCGAGATCGACTCCAACTTTATCTAAAAAG AAACACGTTGGTGTCAAATTGCCAGATTTGAGGGGATCTAAACATTTCCCTAAAAGACAGAGCTGTACAGAGTCTGACGATGTGAAAACGACTACAATTGTCATGTCAAAAACGACAGTCGACAAACCTGACAAAGAGGTGTTTGACGAATGctaa
- the LOC116921258 gene encoding serine-rich adhesin for platelets: protein MAVQNCTSSSGGEPLNHLCPQSILHFFKMKIAILLLLALVVISQQFYLRQPYSRAFWVSPYTSPHVANNYRPLIFITHEDFKPSFIPTDGGNHTDDDQNEFPDIQSRIRGFTSNRFSPPNNEGRFLIGGLGNNGLNYNGYYNTDKRFYKTFTTITTTTSTSLSTIFATSISTLVSVSTSTTISTSITSTTSTSTVVVSNTATLTLLASLVSCVPQFQVVLGAVACPAGRKKRQINDSEQFIIAPSETLELTTTALPSLDVEEQSTESDLPVEDEQKNVNALASSKDETHLNDGDNLRDKRFLNRYQFSTSTSTSLTTSTTTSTSVSTSTSIITVPTTSVTVSTSILTSLTTTTMTSFVFVNQTITQTANLINPAPTVQCAGDADGDGVVTPPECTPIACLPAGLVVCAAAAG, encoded by the exons ATGGCAGTACAGAATTGCACCAGTTCTTCTGGAGGTGAGCCGCTGAATCACCTGTGTCCACAATCCATCCTACATTTCTTCAAG ATGAAAATTgcaattcttcttttattggCGTTGGTGGTCATCTCCCAACAATTTTACCTTCGTCAGCCGTACTCGAGAGCATTTTGGGTGTCACCTTACACGTCCCCTCACGTTGCTAACAATTACCGACCGCTAATATTCATCACG CACGAAGACTTTAAACCTAGCTTCATACCAACGGATGGTGGCAATCATACCGACGATGACCAAAACGAATTTCCCGATATCCAATCAAGAATCAGAGGCTTCACAAGTAATCGATTCTCTCCGCCGAATAATGAAGGACGATTTTTAATAGGCGGTTTGGGAAACAACGGCCTCAATTACAACGGCTACTACAATACCGACAAGCGTTTCTATAAAACATTTACAACCATAACAACCACAACTAGTACTTCTTTAAGCACAATATTCGCTACTTCGATCAGCACTTTAGTTAGCGTATCAACCAGCACAACAATCAGCACATCCATCACTTCCACCACCAGTACCAGTACAGTTGTCGTGTCCAACACAGCAACTTTGACCTTATTGGCTTCACTAGTTAGTTGTGTTCCACAGTTCCAAGTTGTGTTAGGAGCAGTTGCATGTCCTGCTGGTCGCAAGAAACGTCAAATCAACGATTCTGAACAATTCATTATCGCTCCATCAGAAACACTCGA ATTAACGACGACAGCTCTTCCGTCATTGGATGTGGAAGAACAATCAACAGAATCGGATCTACCTGTTGAGGATGAACAGAAAAATGTGAACGCATTAGCTTCGTCTAAAGATGAAACTCATCTGAACGATGGGGATAATTTGAGAGACAAACGGTTTCTAAATAGATACCAATTTTCTACATCTACCAGCACATCGTTGACAACATCTACGACAACTTCTACGTCTGTGTCAACATCGACGTCGATCATAACAGTTCCTACAACATCAGTAACTGTATCAACATCCATTTTGACTTCTCTCACAACAACAACTATGACctcatttgtgtttgttaacCAAACAATCACACAAACGGCGAATCTAATTAATCCAGCACCAACTGTTCAGTGTGCTGGTGATGCGGATGGTGACGGTGTTGTAACCCCCCCCGAGTGCACACCTATCGCATGTCTACCAGCAGGTTTGGTCGTGtgcgctgctgctgctggctAA
- the LOC116934119 gene encoding glycoprotein-N-acetylgalactosamine 3-beta-galactosyltransferase 1, giving the protein MFRLLRQSFVSLLVSVVVGCIVIAFLNQSLNPRFYRNNVANVDMKQINTIKSRANDVIVDKKGKDLYDKVRILCWVMTTPANHETKALAVKETWGPRCNVLLFMSSANDTKLPAIGLPVGEGREELWGKTREAFRYVWERYQDEVDWFFKADDDTYVIVENLRYFLSGFNTLKPSYFGNKFKTLVDNGFISGGAGYALSKEATRRFVTIGYHNESLCRKDHGGAEDVEMGYCMQNLNVSAMDTRDSQGKARFFTFAAESHYFPGEIYSGDYWYWDYMYYPPTQGRNCCSDSTISFHYIDQRTMYILDLFFYQIRPFGLVDNRPAIPEPPPDVNLTAPRWFAPPMPTTSPPPKTIPTSTKSTTTLKPNTTTSQTTLKPSITSKTSAPGITKKVEAQKIVASNNTTKNTNTTKKN; this is encoded by the exons AtgtttcgtcttcttcgacAATCTTTCGTGTCGCTGCTTGTTAGTGTTGTCGTTGGCTGCATTGTCATCGCCTTCTTGAATCAATCACTTAACCCACG ATTTTATCGAAACAATGTCGCCAACGTTGatatgaaacaaataaatacaaTTAAATCTCGCGCCAACGATGTCATTGTGG ataaaaaaggaaaagatcTGTATGATAAAGTCCGTATTCTGTGCTGGGTGATGACCACTCCAGCCAATCACGAAACTAAAGCTTTAGCCGTAAAAGAAACATGGGGTCCTCGTTGCAACGTTTTACTGTTTATGAGTTCAGCAAACG ATACGAAGCTCCCAGCGATTGGGCTACCAGTGGGAGAAGGTCGAGAGGAACTATGGGGAAAGACTCGGGAGGCATTTCGTTATGTGTGGGAACGTTATCAAGATGAAGTCGATTGGTTTTTTAAGGCTGACGATGACAC gTATGTTATTGTGGAAAATCTGCGTTATTTCCTTTCCGGATTTAACACATTGAAACCATCGTATTTCGGCAACAAATTTAAAACACTTGTTGACAATGGTTTTATCAGTGGTGGGGCTG gttatGCGTTAAGCAAAGAAGCTACCAGGAGATTTGTAACAATAGG ATACCATAACGAATCACTTTGCCGGAAGGACCACGGAGGAGCAGAAGATGTAGAAATgg GATATTGCATGCAAAATTTGAATGTCTCGGCAATGGACACGAGAGATTCACAAGGCAAAGCAAGATTCTTCACGTTCGCTGCAGAATCTCACTATTTCCCTGGGGAAATCTATTCCGGCGACTACTGGTACTGGGATTACATGTACTACCCTCCTACCCAG GGTCGTAATTGTTGCTCGGATAGCACTATATCCTTCCATTACATTGACCAAAGAACCATGTACATACTGGATCTCTTCTTCTATCAAATTCGTCCTTTTGGGTTGGTGGACAACCGACCTGCAATTCCAGAACCACCGCCAGATGTAAACCTCACTGCCCCTCGTTGGTTTGCCCCACCAATGCCCACGACATCCCCTCCTCCTAAGACGATCCCAACATCAACGAAGAGTACGACAACTTTGAAACCCAACACAACTACTAGTCAAACTACCTTGAAACCCAGTATCACTAGTAAAACAAGCGCTCCAGGTATAACGAAGAAGGTAGAGGCCCAGAAAATTGTTGCTTCAAATAACACAACGAAGAATACAAATACTACGAAGAAAAACTGA
- the LOC116921256 gene encoding glycoprotein-N-acetylgalactosamine 3-beta-galactosyltransferase 1 — protein sequence MFRLLRQSFVSLLVSVVVGCSVIAFLFQSLNPRFYQNNVADDNRKHQVNTSKSQTIQVIVNEKGQDLSDKVRILCWVMTSPANHETKALAVKETWGPRCNVLLFMSSTNDTKLPTVGLPVGEGRDALWGKTREAFRYVWERYQDEVDWILKADDDTYVIVENLRYFLSGFNTLEPLYFGHKFKAIVKNGFFSGGAGYALSKEAIRRFVTIGYHNASLCRKDHGGTEDVEMANCMEKLNVSAMDTRDSQGRGRFFPFGVNFHYFPGEIYADVHWYWNAIYYPPTQGRNCCSDSTISFHYIDQRTMYILDLFFYQIRPFGLVDNRPAIPEPPPDVNLTAPRWFAPPKPTTPTPPTTIPTSTKGTTTLKPNTTTSQTSAPSTKKVVTQKTVDSSSTMVNANATKKN from the exons AtgtttcgtcttcttcgacAATCTTTCGTGTCGCTGCTTGTTAGTGTTGTCGTTGGCTGCAGTGTCATCGCCTTCTTGTTTCAATCACTTAACCCACG ATTTTATCAAAACAATGTCGCCGACGATAATAGGAAACATCAGGTAAATACAAGCAAATCCCAAACCATCCAAGTCATTGTGA ACGAAAAAGGACAAGATCTCAGTGATAAAGTACGTATTCTATGCTGGGTGATGACTTCTCCCGCCAATCACGAAACCAAAGCTTTGGCCGTCAAAGAAACATGGGGTCCTCGCTGCAACGTTTTACTTTTTATGAGCTCAACAAACG ATACGAAGCTTCCAACAGTTGGGCTACCAGTGGGAGAAGGTCGAGATGCACTATGGGGAAAAACTAGGGAGGCATTTCGTTATGTGTGGGAACGTTATCAAGATGAAGTGGATTGGATTCTTAAAGCTGACGACGACAC GTATGTTATCGTAGAAAATCTGCGTTATTTTCTTTCCGGATTCAATACATTGGAACCATTGTATTTCGGCCACAAATTTAAAgcgattgttaaaaatggtTTTTTCAGTGGTGGTGCTG gttatGCATTGAGCAAAGAAGCTATCAGGAGATTTGTAACAATAGG ATATCACAACGCCTCACTTTGCCGGAAGGATCATGGAGGAACTGAAGATGTAGAAAtgg CAAATTGCATGGAAAAGTTGAATGTCTCGGCGATGGACACGAGAGATTCGCAAGGTAGAGGAAGATTCTTTCCATTCGGCGTAAATTTTCACTATTTTCCTGGCGAAATTTATGCCGACGTTCATTGGTATTGGAATGCCATTTACTACCCTCCTACCCAG GGGCGTAATTGCTGTTCAGATAGCACTATATCCTTCCATTACATTGACCAAAGAACCATGTACATACTGGATCTCTTCTTCTACCAAATTCGTCCTTTTGGGTTGGTGGACAATCGTCCTGCAATTCCAGAACCACCGCCAGATGTAAATCTCACTGCCCCTCGTTGGTTTGCCCCTCCAAAGCCCACGACCCCCACGCCTCCTACGACGATCCCAACATCAACAAAGGGTACGACAACCTTGAAACCCAACACAACTACTAGTCAAACAAGCGCTCCAAGTACCAAGAAGGTAGTAACCCAGAAAACGGTTGATTCAAGTAGCACTATGGTGAACGCAAACGCTACGAAGAAAAACTGA
- the LOC116921261 gene encoding chymotrypsin-2 yields MSKSTILFPILCLLFVWTNFVCALNYDGELDEVVGGTTVLKGAHKYKALILKTKGGETTLCGGTVISENHILTSASCVDAKPYDKLQVVMRVYTIVPMDSTRIIRYVLDKDIQIHKDYNKMTRVNDIAILRMNSTVDLTLIAKVTLPPEVARSPSYAGTTGIATGWGLTLSNGTTVARSMQQVSLQIKDKSTCEAIHDNYDDTLQLCTYTTGKSICLGDYGGPILVGGVQVGISSYVKVFNGKPACERGAVFTRVSTYVNNGWIVENMLNGDEINPIVIPTEPTVATTAMPATTKAATL; encoded by the exons ATGTCGAAATCCACGATTCTCTTTCCA ATTCTTTGCTTACTTTTCGTATGGACAAATTTCGTCTGCGCATTGAATTACG ATGGTGAACTCGACGAAGTTGTTGGTGGTACTACAGTTTTGAAAGGAGCTCACAAATACAAG GCGTTAATTCTGAAAACGAAAGGTGGCGAGACCACTCTGTGTGGCGGGACAGTGATAAGTGAAAACCATATTCTCACGTCGGCCAGCTGCGTTGATGC GAAACCTTATGACAAATTGCAAGTCGTAATGCGAGTTTACACCATCGTCCCAATGGATTCAACGAGAATCATTCGTTACGTTTTAGACAAAGATATTCAAATCCACAAAGATTACAACAAGATGACTAGA GTCAACGATATCGCTATTCTGCGAATGAACTCAACTGTTGACTTGACGCTTATCGCAAAAGTAACGTTGCCACCAGAGGTAGCACGCAGTCCGTCTTATGCTGGAACCACTGGAATAGCCACCGGTTGGGGTCTTACCCTCAGCA ATGGAACGACCGTTGCTCGATCAATGCAGCAGGTTAGCTTGCAGATAAAGGACAAATCCACTTGTGAAGCCATTCATGACAACTACGATGACACGTTGCAGTTATGCACGTACACTACTGGGAAATCCATTTGCTTG GGAGACTACGGTGGGCCCATTTTAGTCGGTGGAGTTCAAGTCGGAATCAGTAGCTACGTTAAAGTTTTCAATGGTAAACCTGCTTGTGAGAGGGGTGCCGTTTTCACGCGTGTTTCTACCTATGTCAACAATGGATGGATTGTGGAGAATATGCTGAACGGGGATGAAATCAATCCTATTGTTATCCCGACAGAACCAACTGTAGCAACAACAGCAATGCCTGCAACTACCAAAGCAGCAACTCTATAA
- the LOC116933812 gene encoding endochitinase A isoform X1 encodes MKLALVFLMALVVISQQFYLRQPYSRTFWLSPYPPQDFLSHYQPLVMPIPENLDTVSKDIQNDTNEFPDTQSRIRGFGNKKSSSSNNEPAQRFLLGASFGNNGYTGNGNVRYPFLNTYTTTTTSTSTVVTLSTSTVMSTSTTSTTSTSTAVITTTATLSLTSVVKCVPQFQVAAGAGPCGRKKRSTEDFENEPQFAINPSATLKVTPTALPSESTQLREIRELGLPSDEHQVVGSLRSSKTEVYLDEAPEEEQKTIREKRFFLANRNYFFTSTSTTTSTSTLVVPVTSVIQSITTLTAFATTTVSSFLFANSTITQTINLITPVPVAQCVPAAAVPAAGAVAAVPAINCLSCLPTGFVVCAVAG; translated from the exons ATGAAATTGGCGTTAGTCTTCTTGATGGCCCTGGTGGTCATTTCTCAACAGTTTTACCTTCGTCAGCCATACTCTCGAACGTTTTGGCTATCGCCCTATCCGCCACAAGATTTTCTCAGTCATTACCAGCCACTAGTAATGCCCATA ccTGAAAACTTGGACACGGTTTCCAAAGATATTCAAAATGACACGAACGAATTTCCGGATACTCAATCAAGAATCCGAGGTTTCGGTAATAAGAAGTCGTCATCGTCCAATAACGAACCTGCGCAACGGTTTCTACTTGGTGCTAGTTTCGGAAACAATGGCTACACGGGCAATGGAAACGTGCGCTACCCATTTTTGAATACTTACACTACGACGACTACAAGTACAAGCACTGTAGTTACCTTATCGACCAGCACAGTCATGAGTACATCGACCACGTCCACCACCAGCACCAGCACGGCTGTTATAACTACTACAGCCACTTTGTCTCTAACGTCCGTGGTGAAATGCGTTCCACAGTTCCAGGTAGCGGCAGGAGCGGGTCCTTGTGGCCGGAAGAAGAGGTCAACCGAGGATTTCGAAAACGAGCCTCAATTTGCCATCAATCCGTCTGCAACGCTAAA AGTGACACCAACGGCTCTTCCGTCCGAATCGACTCAACTAAGAGAAATAAGAGAATTAGGTCTACCCAGCGACGAGCACCAAGTTGTTGGAAGTTTACGTTCGTCTAAAACAGAAGTTTACCTCGATGAAGCGCCAGAAGAAGAACAGAAAACCATAAGAGAGAAAAGATTTTTCCTTGCTAACAGGAACTATTTCTTCACGTCGACATCGACAACTACGTCGACTTCCACTTTAGTAGTTCCGGTAACATCAGTGATCCAGTCGATCACCACTTTGACTGCATTTGCCACGACGACAGTGAGCTCGTTCCTGTTTGCCAACTCGACCATTACGCAAACAATTAACCTGATAACCCCAGTTCCAGTAGCTCAATGTGTTCCAGCAGCCGCCGTACCCGCCGCAGGCGCAGTGGCAGCCGTACCCGCAATCAATTGTCTTTCGTGTTTGCCAACTGGCTTCGTTGTCTGCGCTGTCGCTGGCTAA
- the LOC116933812 gene encoding endochitinase A isoform X2, whose protein sequence is MKLALVFLMALVVISQQFYLRQPYSRTFWLSPYPPQDFLSHYQPLPENLDTVSKDIQNDTNEFPDTQSRIRGFGNKKSSSSNNEPAQRFLLGASFGNNGYTGNGNVRYPFLNTYTTTTTSTSTVVTLSTSTVMSTSTTSTTSTSTAVITTTATLSLTSVVKCVPQFQVAAGAGPCGRKKRSTEDFENEPQFAINPSATLKVTPTALPSESTQLREIRELGLPSDEHQVVGSLRSSKTEVYLDEAPEEEQKTIREKRFFLANRNYFFTSTSTTTSTSTLVVPVTSVIQSITTLTAFATTTVSSFLFANSTITQTINLITPVPVAQCVPAAAVPAAGAVAAVPAINCLSCLPTGFVVCAVAG, encoded by the exons ATGAAATTGGCGTTAGTCTTCTTGATGGCCCTGGTGGTCATTTCTCAACAGTTTTACCTTCGTCAGCCATACTCTCGAACGTTTTGGCTATCGCCCTATCCGCCACAAGATTTTCTCAGTCATTACCAGCCACTA ccTGAAAACTTGGACACGGTTTCCAAAGATATTCAAAATGACACGAACGAATTTCCGGATACTCAATCAAGAATCCGAGGTTTCGGTAATAAGAAGTCGTCATCGTCCAATAACGAACCTGCGCAACGGTTTCTACTTGGTGCTAGTTTCGGAAACAATGGCTACACGGGCAATGGAAACGTGCGCTACCCATTTTTGAATACTTACACTACGACGACTACAAGTACAAGCACTGTAGTTACCTTATCGACCAGCACAGTCATGAGTACATCGACCACGTCCACCACCAGCACCAGCACGGCTGTTATAACTACTACAGCCACTTTGTCTCTAACGTCCGTGGTGAAATGCGTTCCACAGTTCCAGGTAGCGGCAGGAGCGGGTCCTTGTGGCCGGAAGAAGAGGTCAACCGAGGATTTCGAAAACGAGCCTCAATTTGCCATCAATCCGTCTGCAACGCTAAA AGTGACACCAACGGCTCTTCCGTCCGAATCGACTCAACTAAGAGAAATAAGAGAATTAGGTCTACCCAGCGACGAGCACCAAGTTGTTGGAAGTTTACGTTCGTCTAAAACAGAAGTTTACCTCGATGAAGCGCCAGAAGAAGAACAGAAAACCATAAGAGAGAAAAGATTTTTCCTTGCTAACAGGAACTATTTCTTCACGTCGACATCGACAACTACGTCGACTTCCACTTTAGTAGTTCCGGTAACATCAGTGATCCAGTCGATCACCACTTTGACTGCATTTGCCACGACGACAGTGAGCTCGTTCCTGTTTGCCAACTCGACCATTACGCAAACAATTAACCTGATAACCCCAGTTCCAGTAGCTCAATGTGTTCCAGCAGCCGCCGTACCCGCCGCAGGCGCAGTGGCAGCCGTACCCGCAATCAATTGTCTTTCGTGTTTGCCAACTGGCTTCGTTGTCTGCGCTGTCGCTGGCTAA